In a single window of the Streptomyces sp. NBC_00285 genome:
- a CDS encoding LacI family DNA-binding transcriptional regulator codes for MRHPYPIREIARQAGLSTATVDRVLNSRGSVTESTIREVHQAIKDLDRQQAQVRIGGHTFMIDIVMQAPERFSAAVREALEAELPALHPAVVRSRFHFRETCPPVEMTGILDKIAKRGTQGVILKAPDVPEVAAAVGRLAAAGIPVVTLVTDLPHSARLAYVGIDNRAAGATAAYLLEQWLGDRPGNVLTTISRGSFRGEEEREMGFRSEMRLAQPRRSLVEVTDSDGLDATQRDLVIEALKRDEDIVAVYSMGGGNFATLDAFDALGRPCAVFIAHDLDHDNISLLRERRLSAVLHHDLRQDVRRACQTIMRAHKALPEDGPPPPSAIQVVTPLNLPPV; via the coding sequence ATGCGCCACCCCTACCCCATCAGGGAAATCGCCCGGCAGGCCGGACTGAGCACCGCGACGGTCGACCGGGTCCTCAACAGCCGGGGCAGCGTCACCGAAAGCACGATCAGGGAAGTGCATCAAGCGATCAAAGACCTGGACCGTCAGCAGGCCCAGGTCCGCATCGGGGGCCACACCTTCATGATCGACATCGTGATGCAGGCACCGGAGCGGTTCTCCGCCGCCGTACGCGAGGCGCTCGAGGCCGAACTGCCTGCCCTGCACCCCGCCGTCGTCCGCTCGCGTTTCCACTTCCGCGAGACCTGCCCGCCCGTCGAGATGACCGGCATCCTCGACAAGATCGCCAAGCGTGGCACGCAGGGCGTGATCCTCAAGGCTCCCGACGTGCCTGAGGTCGCCGCCGCCGTAGGGCGACTGGCCGCGGCCGGCATCCCTGTTGTCACCTTGGTGACAGACCTGCCCCACAGCGCGCGCCTGGCCTACGTCGGCATCGACAACCGCGCGGCAGGCGCCACCGCCGCCTACCTTCTCGAACAGTGGCTCGGCGATCGCCCCGGCAATGTGCTCACCACCATCAGCCGGGGCTCCTTCCGAGGCGAGGAGGAACGCGAAATGGGATTCCGCAGCGAGATGCGCCTCGCGCAGCCCAGGCGTTCCCTGGTGGAGGTCACCGACAGCGACGGTCTGGACGCCACCCAGCGCGACCTGGTGATCGAGGCGCTCAAGCGCGACGAGGACATCGTCGCGGTCTACTCGATGGGAGGGGGCAACTTTGCCACGCTGGACGCGTTCGACGCGCTGGGCAGGCCGTGTGCCGTTTTCATCGCCCACGATCTCGATCACGACAACATCAGTCTCCTGCGCGAGCGCCGCCTCTCTGCGGTGCTCCACCACGACCTGCGCCAGGACGTGCGCCGCGCCTGCCAGACCATCATGCGCGCCCACAAGGCACTGCCGGAGGACGGCCCGCCCCCGCCCTCGGCGATCCAGGTGGTCACGCCGCTCAACCTGCCGCCCGTGTGA
- a CDS encoding phytanoyl-CoA dioxygenase family protein, whose amino-acid sequence MSLTAARSRTWLTEDDCDLDGFRLLVEQDTDPADHPSAERVEQNVPLYDSDRLRSLTATADGRREVQTELIRALLDGPGIVVLKGVFPDATVVDRASEAFTALIEEERADGTARGDHFAKPGANDRVWNALDKVAVRTPEVFADYYANDMLALISEAWLGPAYQVTSQVNVVNPGGAAQSVHRDYHLGFLTQERAAAYPAHVHRLSPVLTLQGAVAHCDMPVESGPTLYLPHSQKYEPGYLAWRLPQFVEYFDAHHVQLPLAKGDAAFFNPALFHAAGHNRSADIRRMANLLQISSAFGRAMETVDREAMANALFPVLLRRKAEGVSQDWLRRVVAATADGYPFPTNLDLDPPVGGLAPPSQADTVWQALTEGWTHDRLRQELQAGAERRRG is encoded by the coding sequence ATGTCCCTCACCGCTGCGCGATCACGGACTTGGCTGACCGAGGACGACTGCGATCTCGACGGGTTCCGCTTGCTCGTCGAGCAGGACACCGACCCGGCCGATCATCCTTCGGCCGAGCGGGTCGAGCAGAATGTTCCCCTCTACGACAGCGACCGGCTCCGTAGCCTTACGGCCACCGCCGACGGTCGACGCGAGGTACAGACCGAGCTGATCCGGGCGCTCCTCGACGGACCCGGCATCGTGGTCCTCAAGGGCGTTTTCCCCGACGCGACGGTCGTGGACCGGGCTTCCGAGGCCTTCACCGCGCTGATTGAGGAGGAGCGCGCGGACGGGACCGCCCGCGGCGATCACTTCGCCAAGCCGGGCGCCAACGACCGAGTCTGGAACGCCCTGGACAAGGTGGCCGTACGGACCCCCGAGGTGTTCGCCGACTACTACGCCAACGACATGCTGGCGCTGATCTCCGAGGCCTGGCTGGGCCCTGCCTACCAGGTGACCTCCCAGGTCAACGTCGTCAACCCGGGCGGCGCCGCGCAAAGCGTGCACCGCGACTACCACCTCGGTTTCCTCACCCAGGAACGCGCCGCGGCCTATCCGGCGCATGTCCACCGCCTGTCGCCCGTGCTCACCCTCCAGGGCGCCGTCGCCCACTGCGACATGCCCGTCGAGTCCGGCCCGACGCTCTACCTGCCGCACTCGCAGAAGTACGAACCCGGCTACCTCGCCTGGCGACTCCCGCAGTTCGTCGAGTACTTCGACGCCCACCATGTCCAGCTCCCCTTGGCCAAGGGGGATGCGGCCTTCTTCAACCCCGCGCTCTTCCACGCTGCCGGACACAACCGCTCGGCCGACATCCGGCGCATGGCCAACCTGCTGCAGATCTCCTCCGCATTCGGCCGCGCCATGGAGACAGTGGACCGCGAGGCGATGGCGAACGCGCTCTTCCCGGTGCTGCTGCGCCGCAAGGCCGAGGGGGTTTCGCAGGACTGGCTTCGCCGCGTGGTCGCCGCCACTGCTGACGGCTACCCCTTCCCGACCAACCTGGACCTCGACCCCCCGGTCGGAGGTCTCGCACCGCCCTCCCAGGCTGACACCGTCTGGCAAGCCCTAACCGAGGGCTGGACCCACGACCGACTACGCCAGGAACTGCAGGCCGGCGCCGAGCGCCGCCGCGGCTGA
- a CDS encoding RHS repeat-associated core domain-containing protein, with the protein MSRRFVKPFGETRGSQPSSWPDRRSYLRTGIDDTATGLTHLGAREYDQWTGRFLSADPVIDPSDPLQINGYAYADNNPVTKSDPDGLQVAECWEGTAVCRGGVPVAASRPTEIRKTRALTQRTVSGRQVIYDERGVPHTLGGPSNIASEKVAFDYMNEDLRNGGKYYDGSRNGSGTRYLWQDENGVLPRKGLMHGPNGDHVAAGATADFIKVTWKNGKIVAVDTWDANESNARVFNADNVAKTVSNKMNTSATGKGQTQNAVYVAQSQAEAEAIRDKFVGNKHVRVIWPDGAFDTQRVQPLVRNINGGTIRITPGEVTGRAPSVPDVPSEPRSGGGSRAGRLMGGLGVVGDLYMIWDATRSWQRGCDGWLVSCDPQPMA; encoded by the coding sequence GTGAGCCGCCGCTTCGTCAAGCCCTTCGGCGAGACACGTGGCTCCCAGCCCTCCAGCTGGCCGGACCGGCGCTCCTACCTGCGCACCGGCATCGACGACACGGCCACGGGCCTGACTCACCTCGGCGCCCGCGAGTACGACCAGTGGACCGGCCGCTTCCTGTCCGCCGACCCGGTCATCGACCCGTCCGACCCCCTGCAGATCAACGGCTACGCCTACGCCGACAACAACCCGGTCACCAAGAGCGACCCGGACGGCCTGCAGGTCGCCGAGTGCTGGGAGGGCACGGCGGTGTGCCGCGGGGGAGTGCCCGTCGCGGCGAGCCGCCCGACCGAGATCAGGAAGACCCGGGCACTCACCCAGCGCACGGTCAGCGGCCGCCAGGTCATCTACGACGAGCGTGGCGTCCCGCACACACTTGGCGGGCCGTCGAATATCGCCTCGGAGAAGGTCGCGTTCGACTACATGAACGAAGACCTGCGCAACGGCGGCAAGTACTACGACGGTTCCAGGAACGGCAGCGGCACCCGGTACCTGTGGCAGGACGAAAATGGCGTACTGCCCAGGAAGGGATTGATGCACGGTCCCAACGGCGACCATGTCGCGGCCGGCGCCACGGCGGACTTCATTAAGGTCACCTGGAAGAACGGCAAGATCGTGGCCGTCGACACCTGGGACGCCAACGAGAGCAACGCCAGGGTGTTCAACGCGGACAACGTCGCCAAAACGGTGTCCAACAAGATGAACACCAGCGCCACCGGCAAGGGCCAGACCCAGAACGCCGTCTACGTTGCGCAGAGCCAGGCCGAGGCGGAGGCGATCCGGGACAAGTTCGTCGGCAACAAGCACGTTCGCGTGATCTGGCCGGACGGCGCCTTCGACACGCAACGTGTGCAGCCGCTGGTCCGCAACATCAACGGTGGGACCATCCGAATCACCCCCGGCGAGGTCACCGGGAGGGCTCCCAGCGTGCCCGATGTGCCGTCCGAGCCCAGGTCGGGCGGGGGAAGCAGAGCCGGTAGGCTCATGGGCGGTCTTGGCGTCGTCGGCGATCTGTACATGATCTGGGACGCGACACGCTCATGGCAGCGGGGCTGTGACGGGTGGCTCGTTTCCTGCGATCCGCAGCCGATGGCATGA